In one window of Pseudodesulfovibrio sediminis DNA:
- a CDS encoding 4Fe-4S dicluster domain-containing protein, translated as MAQQLAMVIDAAKCIDCKGCVAACKVANDVPTGQWRNWIKPTVEEVPIPGLLKSKPKFQPGACMHCENPTCVDACPTGATYKDKETGEVVINNALCIGCGNCIPSCPYDARFRNEVTRKADKCNYCPERRAAGLPPACVDTCPTKARVFGDINDPESAAGILYRKNKDRLTRISARTDTKPNMFYVGDPGHGDWGGEAVVPASMVAMKQSAPLIKGIVGLSGLGVLAMLGRQLLVGSDAEHKEDSDA; from the coding sequence ATGGCACAACAGTTGGCAATGGTCATCGATGCGGCCAAATGCATCGACTGCAAAGGGTGTGTGGCTGCCTGCAAGGTGGCCAACGATGTTCCGACAGGACAGTGGCGAAACTGGATCAAGCCGACCGTGGAGGAGGTTCCGATCCCCGGTCTGCTCAAGTCCAAGCCCAAATTCCAGCCTGGTGCCTGCATGCACTGCGAGAATCCCACCTGTGTGGACGCGTGTCCCACTGGTGCCACCTACAAGGACAAGGAAACAGGGGAAGTGGTCATCAACAATGCCTTGTGCATCGGGTGTGGCAACTGTATTCCGTCGTGTCCTTACGACGCCCGCTTCCGTAACGAAGTCACGCGCAAGGCAGACAAGTGCAACTACTGCCCCGAACGCCGCGCCGCAGGATTGCCGCCGGCATGTGTGGATACCTGCCCGACCAAGGCCCGCGTCTTCGGTGATATCAACGACCCGGAAAGTGCGGCTGGTATTTTGTACCGCAAGAACAAGGATCGACTGACCCGCATTTCGGCCCGGACTGATACCAAGCCGAACATGTTCTACGTTGGCGATCCCGGTCACGGCGACTGGGGAGGAGAGGCCGTTGTGCCCGCTTCCATGGTGGCCATGAAACAGTCCGCGCCGCTTATCAAGGGTATTGTCGGTCTGTCAGGTCTTGGCGTCCTCGCCATGCTTGGCCGTCAACTCTTGGTCGGTTCCGATGCGGAACACAAGGAGGACTCCGATGCCTAA
- a CDS encoding molybdopterin-containing oxidoreductase family protein: MSRRDFFRASGLVAAGAVGGPALLGGLTKARAATPAAPAWESKFSACDMCFNKCGLIAQVEDGVIKKLDPNPKFLKSRGMLCARGNAGLAQVYDPDRLKHPLLRKGERGEGKWQRIPWDEAIDMAAQKMEETRKKYTPCGHLFSAGSDLHSQFVGRFAEVYGSFNVTSHESLCLVSGNRAFLDTYGEVPFPDVLNSKYIVMAGANRFEALVTPDSIDLMTAMREHGCKLVTLDPRYTKTASLSDEWYPIKPGTDMAFMLAVAHVIIGEKLYDPQWIEEKTYGIEQLTEHVRQYTPGFAAEECGIPAEAIARIARELAAAAPASMIYPGRRTSDYEDSTQIRRAFAIVNGLLGNWDRPGGLLAARAVGLKGVPYDAPWYDENQEDRIDADKVPMMFEHEGSFLVTRDSVLADDPYPVRGWFIYKTNPMGTAPNRRKTIEMMNKMDFVTVVDIAMSDTAWYADLVLPSQSYLERLDPCSGLQGSVACACVVKRDPIIDPLYESRSCFDIMKDIAGRMDLGEYFDFTIEEFRKKQTREIPEALEVMDRDGVYYNPSKVYGIYEGRIYKTLSKKIELYNQRYEQMGLDPLPIYTPPTKVPKNQFRLVLGRNAMITQSSTTNNALLHQFIPSNTLWLNPDAALSLGIKDGDLVEVSSSVGRQELRAEVTKKIRKDTVFMLSGFNTLSTMQSLSHGNGASINEVLEDDYDAVTGNASMHTTFVTVTRKVA, from the coding sequence ATGTCTCGTCGTGATTTCTTTCGGGCTTCCGGTCTGGTTGCGGCCGGGGCAGTCGGCGGTCCGGCTCTGCTGGGCGGGCTGACAAAGGCTCGGGCAGCGACACCGGCCGCACCGGCCTGGGAATCGAAATTCTCGGCCTGCGACATGTGCTTCAACAAATGCGGGCTTATTGCCCAGGTTGAAGACGGCGTCATCAAGAAGCTTGATCCCAATCCCAAATTTCTGAAATCGCGCGGCATGCTTTGCGCCCGTGGCAACGCGGGCCTTGCCCAGGTCTATGACCCTGACCGACTCAAGCACCCCCTGCTCCGCAAGGGTGAGCGCGGCGAGGGCAAGTGGCAGCGCATTCCCTGGGATGAAGCCATCGACATGGCCGCCCAGAAGATGGAAGAGACCCGCAAGAAGTATACCCCCTGTGGGCACCTTTTCTCTGCCGGATCAGACCTGCATTCGCAGTTTGTGGGGCGGTTTGCCGAAGTGTATGGTTCATTCAACGTCACCTCGCACGAATCCCTGTGTCTGGTGTCCGGCAACCGCGCCTTCCTGGACACCTACGGAGAGGTCCCTTTCCCGGACGTGCTCAACTCGAAATATATCGTCATGGCCGGTGCCAACCGGTTCGAGGCGCTGGTCACGCCGGATTCCATTGACCTGATGACCGCCATGCGGGAGCACGGCTGCAAACTGGTGACGCTTGATCCGCGATACACCAAGACCGCGTCGTTGTCCGATGAATGGTATCCCATCAAGCCGGGAACGGACATGGCGTTCATGCTCGCTGTCGCGCATGTTATCATTGGCGAAAAGCTGTATGATCCCCAGTGGATTGAAGAGAAGACCTACGGCATTGAGCAACTGACGGAACACGTCAGACAATACACTCCCGGGTTTGCCGCGGAAGAGTGTGGCATCCCGGCCGAGGCCATCGCGCGCATTGCTCGCGAGCTGGCTGCCGCCGCGCCCGCCTCCATGATCTATCCCGGCCGTCGCACATCCGACTATGAAGACTCCACGCAGATTCGTCGCGCTTTTGCCATCGTCAATGGCCTGCTCGGCAACTGGGACAGGCCCGGCGGGTTGCTGGCTGCCCGTGCCGTGGGTCTCAAGGGTGTTCCCTATGACGCGCCCTGGTACGATGAGAATCAGGAAGACCGGATAGACGCGGACAAGGTGCCGATGATGTTCGAGCATGAAGGCTCCTTCCTGGTCACTCGCGACTCGGTTCTGGCCGATGATCCGTATCCCGTCCGTGGCTGGTTCATCTACAAGACCAACCCCATGGGCACGGCTCCCAATCGCAGGAAGACCATCGAAATGATGAACAAGATGGATTTCGTCACCGTGGTGGACATCGCCATGAGCGATACCGCCTGGTATGCCGATCTGGTCCTGCCGTCCCAGAGCTATCTGGAGCGTTTGGACCCATGCTCCGGTCTCCAGGGGTCCGTGGCCTGCGCCTGTGTGGTCAAGCGCGACCCGATCATCGATCCCCTGTACGAGTCCCGGTCCTGTTTCGATATCATGAAGGATATCGCGGGCAGGATGGATCTGGGCGAGTACTTTGATTTTACCATTGAAGAGTTCAGAAAGAAGCAGACCCGCGAGATCCCCGAGGCGCTTGAAGTCATGGATCGGGACGGCGTCTACTATAACCCTTCCAAAGTGTACGGCATCTACGAAGGCAGGATCTACAAGACCCTGTCCAAGAAGATCGAGCTGTATAACCAGCGCTACGAGCAGATGGGCCTTGATCCCCTGCCGATATATACGCCGCCGACCAAGGTGCCGAAAAATCAGTTCCGGCTGGTCCTTGGCAGGAATGCCATGATCACCCAGAGCTCCACGACCAACAACGCGCTGCTGCATCAGTTCATTCCTTCGAACACGTTGTGGCTCAACCCGGACGCTGCCCTGTCGCTCGGCATCAAGGACGGCGATCTGGTGGAGGTGTCCAGCTCTGTCGGCAGGCAGGAGCTGCGGGCCGAGGTCACGAAGAAGATCAGAAAGGACACGGTGTTCATGCTGTCCGGGTTCAATACGCTGTCCACGATGCAGTCGTTGTCCCACGGCAATGGCGCTTCCATCAATGAAGTGCTGGAAGATGATTATGACGCTGTCACGGGCAATGCCTCCATGCACACGACTTTTGTCACTGTAACAAGGAAGGTGGCGTAA
- a CDS encoding TorD/DmsD family molecular chaperone: MSSTDTKITLLKLIELSVAVFRGPDAATWDKINSAGLPELLERVQKFSLPVASVIQEMRSVLDQSLASAEGISSLETEYVRLFIAGQGGVPAPLYESCYHADEPQTMGHSAQEMRARLEQVGLAVSLDSNEPPDHLTIELEYLFFLLSEGWFGNDAQAAMGADFAKTIMLPWMRLFRDALAESDPHPVFLQTADIALYAVEAVDTA, translated from the coding sequence ATGTCCAGTACCGATACAAAAATAACTCTGCTCAAGCTCATTGAGCTGTCCGTTGCCGTTTTCCGTGGTCCTGATGCGGCCACATGGGACAAAATCAACTCCGCTGGATTGCCTGAACTCCTCGAACGTGTCCAGAAATTTTCTCTCCCTGTCGCGTCTGTTATTCAGGAAATGCGCTCCGTCCTCGATCAAAGTCTCGCTTCCGCTGAGGGCATCAGCTCTCTGGAAACCGAATATGTCCGCCTGTTCATCGCCGGACAAGGTGGCGTCCCCGCGCCTCTGTACGAGTCCTGCTACCATGCAGACGAACCACAAACCATGGGCCACAGCGCCCAAGAGATGCGCGCTCGCCTCGAACAGGTCGGACTGGCAGTATCCCTCGACTCCAACGAGCCACCCGATCACCTGACCATTGAGCTTGAATACCTTTTCTTCCTGCTCTCCGAAGGCTGGTTCGGCAATGACGCACAGGCCGCAATGGGCGCGGATTTCGCCAAAACCATCATGCTCCCCTGGATGCGTCTTTTCCGCGACGCTCTGGCCGAGAGCGACCCGCACCCCGTATTCCTGCAGACAGCGGACATTGCCCTGTACGCAGTAGAAGCCGTGGACACGGCCTAA
- a CDS encoding formate dehydrogenase subunit gamma: MPKVHKRHDPSDIFIHWFNAACWFLLLLTGIGLIRNPAIDPFGSGYPEAMRAMVGGGGNLLLIHEFIGLAWLVGFLLYLVVNFKGALFFLSEVFPVSMGRDMTWMMKKIVLMTLGPKALKMVGLDPELPDQGYYNMGQKAFAQASVVGGVVIAVTGVIMFLSDRSFGAEATGMISWSIALHFIAVGLVFAGLLVHIYMAAISPEERPGFKSMFTGVVPDGYAKHHHRLWWEKIKTEGE; encoded by the coding sequence ATGCCTAAGGTCCATAAACGGCACGACCCGTCCGATATCTTCATTCACTGGTTCAATGCTGCCTGCTGGTTTTTGCTGTTGCTCACCGGCATCGGCCTTATCAGGAATCCGGCCATAGACCCGTTCGGCTCAGGATACCCTGAAGCCATGCGCGCCATGGTCGGCGGGGGCGGGAACCTGCTCCTTATCCATGAATTCATCGGCCTGGCCTGGCTGGTCGGCTTCCTGCTGTATCTGGTCGTCAATTTCAAGGGCGCCCTGTTTTTTCTGTCCGAAGTCTTCCCGGTCTCCATGGGCCGTGATATGACATGGATGATGAAGAAAATAGTGCTGATGACCCTAGGGCCCAAGGCGCTGAAAATGGTCGGTCTGGACCCGGAGCTGCCTGATCAGGGATATTACAACATGGGCCAGAAGGCCTTTGCCCAGGCTTCGGTGGTCGGTGGTGTGGTCATTGCCGTGACCGGCGTGATCATGTTTCTGTCCGACCGCTCCTTCGGGGCTGAGGCGACCGGTATGATCAGTTGGTCCATCGCCCTGCATTTCATTGCAGTGGGGCTGGTCTTTGCCGGTCTGCTGGTTCACATTTACATGGCCGCCATCTCGCCCGAAGAGCGTCCTGGCTTCAAGTCCATGTTTACCGGCGTGGTGCCCGACGGCTACGCCAAGCATCACCACAGATTGTGGTGGGAAAAGATCAAGACCGAGGGTGAATAG
- a CDS encoding metal-sensitive transcriptional regulator — MTDTTTEDQEIKKNVLSRMKRIEGQVRGIQGMVEAGKECEAILVQVRAVRSALQSANKLILKRYMLRCYADAMKEGADEKEALDKFIKVLTGFIEG; from the coding sequence ATGACTGATACAACCACTGAAGATCAAGAAATCAAAAAAAACGTCCTCTCCCGCATGAAAAGAATTGAAGGTCAGGTCCGAGGCATACAGGGCATGGTCGAGGCTGGCAAGGAGTGTGAGGCCATTCTGGTACAGGTGAGAGCCGTCAGGAGCGCCTTGCAATCAGCGAACAAGCTGATTTTGAAGCGGTACATGCTCCGGTGCTATGCCGATGCCATGAAAGAAGGCGCAGACGAGAAAGAGGCGCTGGATAAATTCATCAAGGTCCTGACTGGATTTATAGAAGGATAG
- a CDS encoding FecR family protein, producing MLLKVRLCNRCLSLLFFPILIIALTLTLALGSPATASEQSTRANAEVVGTVKTTSGTPVIKRNGGDIQAAKGSRLYNGDILTTDDKSSLGLIFRDDSMLSLGPRSEVTVDDFLFEPAEGNMNFLVKIGKGSAELFSGQIAKISPDNMRIETPVSTIGIRGTHILIKVD from the coding sequence ATGTTGCTCAAAGTCCGGCTCTGCAACCGTTGCTTATCGCTTTTGTTCTTCCCGATTCTCATCATTGCGCTGACCCTCACCTTGGCCTTGGGTTCCCCAGCTACAGCCTCGGAACAATCCACCAGAGCCAATGCCGAGGTCGTCGGCACGGTAAAAACGACATCAGGAACCCCCGTCATCAAACGCAATGGGGGAGACATTCAAGCCGCAAAGGGGAGCCGTCTCTACAATGGCGACATACTGACAACGGACGACAAGTCGAGCCTGGGCCTCATTTTTCGTGACGACTCCATGCTTTCTCTTGGCCCCCGATCCGAAGTGACGGTTGACGATTTTCTCTTTGAACCCGCAGAGGGAAACATGAATTTCCTGGTCAAAATCGGCAAGGGATCAGCGGAACTCTTCTCCGGCCAGATAGCCAAGATTTCGCCAGACAACATGCGTATTGAAACCCCGGTTTCCACTATCGGAATCCGCGGCACCCATATCCTTATCAAAGTGGACTAG
- a CDS encoding OmpA family protein, with amino-acid sequence MKRIILITLFLMMLAGCNGQTVVLLPDMDGHVGTVDVTSETGETVTLVQANQAVKGKDTVVTMSDEDVQKTFGGAIAARPEPTAKFLLYFRSDSTTLTNESVKLFPEIMQAFHDRASTDVSVVGHADRAGDKDYNYKLSLRRANKVRAMLLDKGMPADVIQTISHGEENPIIPTADNKHEPKNRRVEVLVR; translated from the coding sequence ATGAAACGAATCATACTCATTACCCTGTTTCTCATGATGCTGGCCGGATGCAACGGCCAAACCGTTGTGCTGCTGCCCGATATGGACGGCCATGTGGGCACGGTCGACGTGACTTCCGAAACCGGAGAAACCGTGACGCTGGTCCAGGCCAACCAGGCCGTGAAAGGCAAGGACACCGTGGTCACCATGTCTGACGAAGATGTACAGAAGACCTTTGGCGGTGCCATCGCAGCCCGGCCGGAGCCGACCGCCAAATTCCTGCTCTATTTCCGCAGTGATTCCACGACGCTCACCAATGAATCCGTCAAACTCTTCCCGGAGATCATGCAGGCGTTCCATGACCGCGCGTCAACAGACGTCTCGGTGGTTGGGCATGCGGACAGGGCCGGTGACAAGGACTACAACTACAAGCTGTCACTCCGGCGCGCCAACAAGGTCAGGGCCATGCTCCTTGACAAGGGCATGCCTGCCGACGTCATTCAGACCATATCCCATGGCGAAGAGAACCCGATCATTCCCACTGCGGACAACAAGCACGAACCAAAAAACAGACGAGTGGAAGTTTTGGTCAGATAA
- the era gene encoding GTPase Era: MHKFGMVALIGPPNAGKSTLMNQYLGQKVAIVSPKPQTTRNRISGILTTDDSQIVFLDTPGIHQLRGKMNRFLLESAWNALSSSDAVVVLIDAALYCTKPHLLEKEIAPLVKPISESGRPVLVAVNKIDRVKEKDRLLPLMARVAELWPEAQYIPVSALRGKGTDDLMKQILTLLPEGPPMFPEDQISTAPLRFMASEIIREKLFYSLRQELPYSTAVEIEQWDEESRDDMVIINAVIYTSRKSHKGMIIGKQGSNLKRIGTDARKDISELTGTKVHLELWVKVREGWTEDPGFLRAMGLGE; encoded by the coding sequence ATGCATAAATTCGGCATGGTCGCCCTGATCGGCCCGCCCAATGCGGGCAAATCCACCCTGATGAACCAGTATCTGGGGCAGAAGGTGGCCATTGTATCACCCAAACCGCAGACCACCCGCAACCGGATCAGCGGCATCCTGACCACCGATGATTCCCAAATCGTCTTTCTGGACACGCCGGGCATCCACCAGCTCAGAGGCAAGATGAACCGCTTCCTGCTGGAATCGGCATGGAACGCGCTCAGCTCCTCCGACGCCGTGGTGGTGCTCATCGACGCCGCGCTCTATTGCACCAAACCGCACCTGCTGGAAAAAGAGATCGCTCCGCTGGTCAAACCCATCAGCGAATCCGGCCGTCCGGTGCTGGTGGCCGTGAACAAGATCGACCGGGTCAAGGAAAAGGACAGGCTGCTGCCGCTCATGGCGCGTGTGGCCGAGCTCTGGCCCGAGGCCCAGTATATCCCGGTTTCCGCCCTGCGCGGCAAAGGCACGGACGACCTCATGAAGCAGATCCTCACGCTGCTTCCAGAGGGACCGCCCATGTTCCCCGAGGACCAGATCTCCACAGCTCCTCTCCGCTTCATGGCCTCAGAAATCATCCGGGAAAAGCTCTTCTACTCCCTGAGGCAGGAGCTGCCCTACTCCACAGCCGTGGAGATTGAACAGTGGGATGAAGAATCGCGCGACGACATGGTCATCATCAACGCGGTCATCTACACCTCGCGCAAAAGTCACAAGGGCATGATCATCGGCAAGCAGGGGTCAAACCTGAAGCGCATCGGCACGGATGCCAGAAAGGATATCAGCGAGCTGACCGGCACCAAGGTACACCTGGAGCTGTGGGTCAAGGTCCGCGAAGGCTGGACCGAAGATCCGGGCTTCCTCCGAGCCATGGGCCTGGGCGAATAA
- the dapF gene encoding diaminopimelate epimerase has product MTIFGTSVSFYKMQGCGNDFVIIDNRELGVPESSMKDWAIALCARAFGIYADGLFFLENSDDPDQDYRWHFYNSDGSRAEMCGNASRCAGKLAHAIGLAPAEHVFGTDAGSIKAQVLLDGPDAGRVKVQLTPPQNTETNIVLDIDGEPLTVHYSDTGVPHVVVFVDDIKTLDIMDIGPKIRYHEHFAPAGTNVNFAQVLDRNTMLLRTYERGVEGETFACGTGASATQLLANALGLTDEYANLTTTGNEVLTVFLEEGNIFLQGAAELTFKGEFYLEALGLSV; this is encoded by the coding sequence ATGACCATATTCGGCACATCCGTTTCATTCTACAAGATGCAGGGTTGCGGCAACGACTTCGTCATCATCGACAACCGCGAACTGGGCGTCCCCGAGTCCTCCATGAAGGACTGGGCCATCGCCCTGTGCGCCCGCGCCTTCGGCATCTATGCAGACGGCCTGTTTTTTCTGGAAAACTCCGATGATCCCGATCAGGATTACCGCTGGCATTTCTACAACTCCGACGGCTCCCGCGCCGAGATGTGCGGCAACGCCTCTCGGTGTGCCGGAAAGCTCGCCCACGCCATCGGGCTGGCTCCTGCCGAACATGTCTTCGGCACAGATGCAGGGTCCATCAAGGCCCAGGTGCTGCTCGACGGCCCGGATGCCGGTCGCGTCAAGGTTCAGCTTACCCCGCCCCAGAACACGGAAACCAACATCGTGCTGGATATCGACGGCGAGCCGCTGACCGTTCACTACTCCGACACCGGCGTGCCCCATGTTGTCGTGTTCGTCGACGATATCAAGACGCTTGATATCATGGATATCGGTCCCAAAATCCGCTACCACGAGCACTTCGCCCCTGCCGGGACCAACGTCAACTTTGCCCAGGTTCTCGACAGGAACACCATGCTGCTGCGCACCTACGAACGCGGGGTGGAGGGTGAGACCTTTGCCTGCGGCACCGGCGCCTCGGCTACCCAGCTGCTAGCCAACGCGCTCGGTTTGACCGACGAGTATGCCAACCTGACCACCACCGGCAATGAAGTACTGACCGTCTTTCTGGAAGAAGGGAACATCTTTCTCCAGGGAGCAGCCGAACTGACATTCAAGGGAGAGTTCTATCTCGAAGCTCTTGGGCTGAGCGTATAG
- a CDS encoding DnaJ family domain-containing protein, whose protein sequence is MFTFSQIVSEDLIKRAIKEGKFDNLEGKGQPLKPDEAQNLPPELRMAYRVLKNSGYVPAEIAEEQEITRTIDLLAYMKDEGERYQQIQKLNIMIMKMNEKRGRTVHLDGSEEYYRRIVEKVRIAEQRFGQTETKEK, encoded by the coding sequence ATGTTCACCTTTTCGCAAATAGTCTCGGAAGACCTCATCAAAAGGGCCATCAAGGAAGGCAAATTTGACAATCTCGAAGGAAAGGGGCAACCCCTCAAACCCGATGAGGCGCAAAACCTGCCGCCTGAATTGCGCATGGCCTACAGAGTGCTCAAAAATTCCGGCTATGTCCCGGCTGAAATAGCCGAGGAACAGGAGATAACCCGCACCATCGACCTGCTCGCCTACATGAAGGACGAGGGGGAGCGGTATCAACAGATACAGAAGCTGAACATCATGATCATGAAAATGAACGAGAAAAGAGGTCGTACGGTGCATCTGGACGGCTCGGAAGAATATTATCGCCGCATCGTGGAAAAGGTGCGCATTGCCGAACAACGGTTCGGTCAAACTGAAACCAAAGAGAAATAA
- a CDS encoding rhodanese-like domain-containing protein, producing MHKRVIAAVVMLMFAMVAFAGPAAAEEAKKPKFKQFHSIVDYAYVAQYAKMPKTDDAMIVDSRPYKPKYVDGYIPTAVSIPASQFDKMVDKLPKNKDAQLIFYCGGLACGLSHKSAFKAEKLGYTNVHVYAAGFPDFKKWAPYYSIGLENLQARIAEGGKYMLIDARPYQKFLAGSIPSAIGIPDSAFDKKLGMLPMDVVNTTLIYYCGGYKCALSHKSALRAKKYGYRKVVVAEAGYPGWKKMFGGAETAVKAGEAEGAVDTAWFLETIKSNPDAITLIDVRDPAEYAAGHFPSAINMPVDVIEKDGKSIPTDKPIVFSCATGARAGEAYYMYMDMFPDAKNVYYLEATNDFGSDNTYMVKPNK from the coding sequence ATGCACAAGAGAGTGATTGCCGCAGTTGTTATGCTGATGTTTGCCATGGTGGCATTCGCTGGCCCGGCTGCTGCTGAAGAAGCCAAGAAACCCAAATTCAAACAGTTTCATTCCATCGTGGACTACGCTTACGTGGCGCAGTATGCCAAGATGCCCAAGACCGATGATGCTATGATTGTCGACTCCAGGCCCTACAAGCCCAAGTATGTTGACGGGTATATCCCGACAGCGGTCTCCATTCCTGCCAGTCAGTTTGACAAGATGGTGGACAAGCTGCCCAAGAACAAGGATGCCCAGCTGATCTTCTATTGTGGTGGACTGGCCTGCGGCCTTTCGCACAAATCCGCGTTCAAGGCAGAGAAGCTCGGGTACACCAATGTCCACGTCTATGCAGCCGGTTTCCCGGACTTCAAGAAGTGGGCGCCGTATTACTCCATCGGTCTGGAGAACCTGCAGGCCCGCATCGCCGAGGGTGGGAAGTACATGCTCATCGATGCCCGTCCGTACCAGAAGTTCCTGGCTGGCTCCATCCCGTCCGCCATCGGCATCCCTGATTCCGCGTTTGACAAGAAGCTCGGCATGCTGCCCATGGACGTGGTGAACACCACCCTGATCTACTATTGTGGCGGGTACAAGTGCGCCCTGTCCCACAAGTCCGCCCTGAGGGCCAAGAAGTACGGCTACAGGAAGGTTGTGGTCGCCGAAGCCGGGTATCCCGGTTGGAAGAAGATGTTCGGCGGTGCCGAAACAGCCGTCAAGGCCGGTGAAGCCGAAGGCGCTGTGGACACTGCATGGTTTCTGGAAACCATCAAGTCCAACCCGGACGCCATCACTCTGATCGATGTCCGTGATCCTGCCGAGTATGCCGCCGGTCACTTCCCGTCCGCCATCAACATGCCTGTTGACGTGATTGAGAAGGACGGCAAGTCCATTCCGACGGACAAGCCCATCGTCTTCTCCTGCGCCACAGGTGCGCGTGCTGGCGAGGCTTATTATATGTATATGGATATGTTCCCGGATGCGAAGAATGTCTATTATCTGGAAGCCACCAACGACTTTGGCTCCGACAACACATACATGGTCAAGCCCAACAAGTAA
- a CDS encoding c-type cytochrome, giving the protein MNRKIVLAVASALVTAFVFSMAFAAGGEGNARKGKFLYRKNCRSCHGKTASDLSPATKTQAEWEALFADKAKIKCSGDWTIKEKDLIDIYSYLHGYAKDSPSPAKCS; this is encoded by the coding sequence ATGAATCGTAAAATCGTTCTGGCCGTTGCTTCGGCGCTGGTTACCGCCTTTGTCTTTTCCATGGCCTTTGCCGCAGGTGGAGAAGGCAACGCCCGCAAGGGTAAATTTCTGTACCGCAAAAACTGCCGTTCCTGTCACGGCAAGACAGCCAGCGACCTGAGCCCGGCAACCAAGACGCAGGCCGAATGGGAAGCGTTGTTTGCCGACAAGGCCAAGATCAAGTGCTCCGGCGACTGGACCATCAAGGAAAAGGACCTCATTGATATTTATTCGTACCTGCATGGCTATGCCAAGGACTCTCCGTCCCCGGCCAAGTGCTCCTAG
- a CDS encoding rhodanese-like domain-containing protein, which yields MLRHLFSSAWMLLALCLCIVLPAHAGDKEVWWSAALDEANRDGYRLIDDAAMLVLVQSGTKAVILDARADYEFEAGHIPGASNLEFDLGDRIELPSAKRAALKKLIGPDKKRTLVIYCRSFRULRSSIAARWAAQLGYTDVYRYPAGFHGWKTAHPRLIDGVEMKQHILAVGDTFPACRVAVLNGEEDREYLALPAGSKWLQLSELSARFVLIQLYNTMCNDCVNETKLLSRFFEKVEADPVLSGRLKIIGLGIYDSNRDVVHFKRHYEVAYPLFSDKSGQIFECLGQAELPLAYLVRAEGNGEWTIELIKRGYFVPDETFLQVLKDAVIRAEGTD from the coding sequence ATGCTGAGACATCTTTTCTCAAGTGCATGGATGCTCCTCGCCTTATGTCTTTGTATAGTGCTGCCTGCGCATGCCGGAGACAAGGAGGTCTGGTGGAGCGCGGCTCTGGATGAGGCGAACAGGGATGGGTACAGACTCATTGATGACGCGGCCATGCTGGTTTTGGTGCAGTCCGGGACCAAAGCCGTTATTCTGGATGCCCGGGCTGATTATGAATTCGAGGCGGGCCATATTCCCGGTGCTTCAAATCTGGAGTTTGATCTGGGGGACCGCATAGAGCTGCCTTCGGCAAAACGGGCGGCCTTGAAAAAACTGATCGGCCCTGACAAGAAGCGGACCCTTGTCATTTACTGTCGGAGTTTTCGCTGACTGCGCAGCTCCATCGCGGCCCGTTGGGCTGCGCAACTCGGATACACGGATGTGTATCGGTATCCGGCCGGATTCCACGGCTGGAAAACAGCCCACCCCCGGTTGATTGACGGGGTGGAGATGAAACAGCACATCCTTGCGGTGGGCGATACGTTCCCGGCCTGTCGGGTGGCGGTGCTCAACGGAGAAGAGGACAGGGAGTACCTGGCTCTTCCGGCTGGTTCGAAGTGGTTGCAGCTGTCTGAACTGTCGGCGCGTTTTGTGCTGATCCAGCTCTATAACACCATGTGCAACGACTGCGTGAATGAGACCAAGTTGCTTTCACGCTTTTTTGAGAAAGTGGAGGCAGACCCGGTGTTGTCCGGTCGGCTCAAGATCATCGGGCTGGGCATATACGATTCCAACAGGGACGTGGTGCATTTCAAGCGGCATTATGAAGTGGCGTACCCGTTGTTCTCTGACAAAAGTGGCCAGATATTCGAATGTCTGGGCCAGGCGGAGTTGCCGCTGGCCTATCTGGTGCGGGCCGAAGGCAACGGCGAGTGGACCATCGAGCTGATCAAGCGCGGGTATTTCGTGCCGGACGAGACGTTCCTTCAGGTTCTCAAGGATGCCGTTATCCGGGCGGAGGGAACGGATTAG